The following are encoded together in the Lathyrus oleraceus cultivar Zhongwan6 chromosome 3, CAAS_Psat_ZW6_1.0, whole genome shotgun sequence genome:
- the LOC127129559 gene encoding uncharacterized protein LOC127129559 encodes MMRLEKMVEESDIMQGSVRSIDFDEGVFGAAQFEIIAKEDFQQLFEHTELGIAVIHTYIWYMYVTLMRGTELCNRFNFIAASRINATLITNNPTSVKNDLVDRFMAAGDNTTPSLYFLPYILLKLL; translated from the exons atgatgcgtcttgagaaaatggtggaggagtccgatattatgcaaGGGTCCgttcgtagtatagattttgatgaaggtgttttcggagctgctcagttcgaaataattgcaaaggaggacttccaacaactttttgaacacaccgaattgggcatcgctgtcattcatacatacatatg gtatatgtatgtaacattgatgcggggaactgaattgtgtaaccgtttcaattttattgctgcttcccgtatcaatgcaacgttaataacgaataatccaacatccgtaaagaatgatctagtcgatagattcatggcggccggcgataatactacacccagtttgtattttttacc ATACATTTTATTGAAACTTTTGTAg
- the LOC127132404 gene encoding uncharacterized protein LOC127132404 isoform X1 — protein sequence MEGIEHRTVEVNGIKMHIAEKGKEGPVVLFLHGFPELWYSWRHQIAALGSLGYRAVAPDLRGYGDTEAPASINSYTIFHLVGDIVALIDSLGVEQVFLVAHDWGATIGWNLCLLRPERVKAYVCLSVPYFPRNPKVKPVDAMRAVFGDDYYVCRFQEPGKTEAEFAKSPELVLKAMLTGRSGKPLIIPKEGFLAFPEAIITRPLPSWLSQQDINYYASKFEKTGFTGALNYYRNFNINWELTAAWTGAQIKVPVKFITGDLDLVYLSFGSKQYIESGNFKKDVPNLEEVVIQEGVAHFNNQEAAEEISNHIYEFIKKY from the exons ATGGAAGGAATAGAACACAGAACAGTTGAAGTTAATGGAATCAAGATGCATATCGCAGAAAAAGGCAAAGAAGGACCGGTTGTTTTGTTCCTTCACGGCTTCCCTGAACTCTGGTACTCATGGCGTCACCAGATTGCGGCTCTCGGCTCTCTCGGTTACCGTGCCGTGGCTCCCGATCTACGAGGCTACGGCGACACCGAAGCTCCCGCTTCGATTAACAGCTATACGATTTTCCATTTGGTTGGTGACATAGTTGCTCTTATTGATTCACTCGGTGTTGAACAAGTCTTTCTAGTGGCTCATGATTGGGGTGCTACCATAGGTTGGAATCTGTGTTTGCTTCGACCTGAAAGAGTGAAAGCTTACGTGTGTCTGAGTGTTCCATATTTTCCAAGAAATCCCAAAGTTAAACCTGTTGATGCCATGCGAGCTGTATTTGGAGATGACTATTATGTCTGCAGATTCCAG GAACCCGGGAAAACAGAAGCTGAATTTGCAAAAAGCCCAGAATTAGTTTTGAAGGCCATGCTTACAGGCAGGAGTGGTAAGCCACTAATAATACCCAAAGAAGGCTTCTTAGCTTTTCCAGAAGCTATAATCACAAGGCCCCTACCTTCTTGGCTCTCACAACAAGATATCAATTACTATGCTTCTAAATTTGAAAAGACAGGATTCACTGGTGCCCTTAACTACTACAGAAATTTCAACAT AAATTGGGAGTTGACAGCAGCATGGACTGGAGCACAAATTAAAGTGCCAGTGAAGTTCATCACAGGTGATTTGGATTTAGTTTACCTGTCTTTTGGTTCGAAGCAATACATTGAGAGTGGTAACTTCAAGAAAGATGTTCCAAATTTGGAGGAAGTAGTTATACAGGAAGGTGTGGCTCACTTCAACAACCAAGAAGCTGCTGAGGAAATCAGTAATCACATTTATGAATTCATCAAGAAGTACTAG